One Luteolibacter flavescens DNA window includes the following coding sequences:
- a CDS encoding sodium:solute symporter family protein: protein MFLELTSLLAATGGAISTEGMAKPDLHVIDWSIMAIYLAFVLGIGFALKKYMNSAEDFFLSGRSIPGWVCGLAFISANLGAQELIGMAASGAEYGIMTTHFYWVGAIPAMVFLGVFMMPMYYGSKAKSVPEYLKMRYNEPTRVFNSVSFAFMTVASSGISMHALADLLHALIGWNYYICLIGTSVIVLAYVLKGGLSSAIYNEVLQFFMIVFGIAPLAYIALKNVGGWDGLVAKLQASPQGQGALHSWAQTGGTDNPMGVPWYGILFGLGFVLSFGYWTTNFAEVQRALAANSMGAARRTPIIGAIPKMLFPAVVILPGLIAYALTMNPELGYSIPKKIAADGTEVLNYNQVLPSMIFHYFPNGLLGLALTALMASFMSGMAANVTAFNTVWTYDLYKTMKPNQTDKQLLYMGKLATIFGIIAAMGFALVASQWNNIMSILQLVFGFVNAPLFATFLLGMFTRRSNSVGSFWGLVIGTSSAVAFHGLSFATGNAPGVKGGWINQMIEYPKEMSQNFWIAIVAFSVTFLVNAVLSLLTKREKSDEELRGLVYSLTPKYRDEKEAWILRPAVLGSIVMVSVIVLNYIFW from the coding sequence ATGTTCCTCGAACTCACCTCGCTTCTCGCCGCGACCGGCGGGGCCATTTCCACGGAGGGAATGGCGAAACCCGATCTCCATGTGATCGACTGGTCGATCATGGCGATTTACCTGGCCTTTGTCCTCGGCATCGGCTTCGCACTGAAGAAGTACATGAACAGCGCGGAGGACTTCTTCCTCTCCGGCCGTTCCATCCCGGGTTGGGTCTGCGGACTCGCTTTCATTTCGGCCAACCTCGGCGCACAGGAGCTGATCGGCATGGCCGCCTCCGGTGCCGAGTATGGCATCATGACCACCCACTTCTACTGGGTGGGTGCCATTCCCGCCATGGTCTTCCTCGGTGTCTTCATGATGCCGATGTACTACGGCTCGAAGGCCAAGTCGGTGCCGGAATACCTGAAGATGCGCTACAATGAACCGACGCGCGTCTTCAACTCCGTCTCCTTCGCCTTCATGACGGTGGCCTCCTCCGGCATCTCGATGCACGCGCTGGCGGACCTGCTCCACGCGCTGATCGGCTGGAACTACTACATTTGCCTCATCGGCACCTCGGTGATCGTGCTCGCCTACGTCCTGAAGGGCGGCCTGAGCTCCGCGATCTACAATGAGGTGCTCCAGTTCTTCATGATCGTCTTCGGTATCGCCCCGCTAGCCTACATCGCCCTGAAGAACGTGGGCGGCTGGGACGGCCTGGTGGCAAAGCTGCAGGCATCCCCGCAAGGCCAGGGCGCCCTGCACTCGTGGGCACAGACCGGCGGCACCGACAACCCGATGGGCGTGCCATGGTACGGCATCCTCTTCGGCCTCGGCTTCGTCCTCTCCTTCGGCTACTGGACCACGAACTTCGCCGAGGTGCAGCGCGCACTGGCCGCGAACTCGATGGGTGCCGCCCGCCGCACCCCGATCATCGGCGCAATCCCGAAGATGCTCTTCCCCGCCGTGGTCATCCTGCCCGGCCTGATCGCCTACGCCCTGACCATGAATCCGGAGCTGGGCTACTCGATCCCCAAGAAGATCGCCGCGGATGGCACCGAGGTCCTGAACTACAACCAGGTGCTGCCGTCGATGATCTTCCACTACTTCCCGAACGGCCTGCTGGGCCTGGCGCTTACCGCGCTGATGGCCTCCTTCATGTCCGGCATGGCGGCGAACGTCACGGCCTTCAACACGGTCTGGACCTACGACCTCTACAAGACCATGAAGCCGAACCAAACGGACAAGCAACTGCTCTATATGGGCAAGCTTGCCACGATCTTCGGCATCATCGCCGCCATGGGCTTCGCGCTCGTGGCCTCGCAGTGGAACAACATCATGTCCATCCTGCAGCTCGTGTTCGGCTTCGTGAATGCGCCGCTGTTCGCGACCTTCCTGCTGGGCATGTTCACCAGGCGCTCCAATAGCGTCGGCTCCTTCTGGGGTCTGGTCATCGGCACCAGCTCGGCGGTCGCATTCCACGGCCTGAGCTTCGCCACCGGCAACGCGCCTGGCGTGAAGGGCGGCTGGATCAACCAGATGATCGAGTATCCGAAGGAAATGTCGCAGAACTTCTGGATCGCCATCGTGGCCTTCAGCGTGACCTTCCTGGTGAATGCCGTGCTCTCGCTGCTGACCAAGCGTGAGAAGAGCGACGAGGAGCTCCGCGGACTGGTCTACTCGCTCACGCCGAAGTATCGGGACGAGAAGGAAGCCTGGATCCTGCGCCCCGCCGTCCTCGGCTCCATCGTCATGGTGTCCGTCATCGTCCTGAACTACATCTTCTGGTAA
- a CDS encoding sodium:solute symporter family transporter, whose protein sequence is MSTLDIVLFLVAVVGVIAFGIWQGRKESSGAAESGGAAGYFLAGRGLTWWLVGFSLIAANISTEQFVGMSGQAADWLGMAVSSWEWLSTIALILVAFLFLPKLLRCGIYTIPEFLQYRYGTFSRLVMAVATLVILVGVPTASVIYSGAKVISVFFQGRMIMNADLGSIEVGCWIIGISAAIYVLVGGLKACAWTDLIWGAGLIAGGAVVMWLAFGALESADPNELIKTKVANSTATVEDLQNAGAWERFKLLNDGKDGEAIVAAGENLSGGKLHMIRPIQDPELPWTVLLLGIWVPICFYWGLNQYIVQRTLGSKSLAEGQKGIVFAAILKLVIPFLVVIPGILCFNLYHKDLRAEAVKKNTSTMAEVTASTGKVYPITENFALNTPDQAATVIAHNAKVAGIEAVIPEGATAKDLVALNQTALTAAAGKQIDGKPIPTGTKLVGYDYDAAFPTLMRNLMRPGITWFVLAAIFGAVVSSLASMLNSAATIATMDLVHMAKKDMSERATVLSGQGFTLLFVLISCVIAPGLGDPAYGGIFKFIQEFQGFISPGVLAVFLFGFLSPRTPRYFGWVGILTNIALYGLLKKFGPSIGAAGMWWAPDISYVDRMGLCFLTVVLIGAVVTLVNPLKEPVKLPVTDLINLESSKSAKVWGALAIVATIVLYVIFW, encoded by the coding sequence ATGAGCACGCTAGATATCGTGCTGTTCCTCGTCGCGGTCGTCGGCGTCATCGCCTTCGGCATCTGGCAAGGGCGAAAGGAATCCTCCGGTGCCGCGGAGTCCGGCGGTGCCGCCGGCTACTTCCTCGCCGGCAGGGGACTCACCTGGTGGCTCGTCGGCTTCTCGCTGATCGCGGCAAATATCTCCACGGAGCAATTCGTCGGCATGTCCGGCCAGGCCGCCGACTGGCTGGGGATGGCGGTGTCGTCGTGGGAATGGCTCTCGACGATCGCCCTGATCCTGGTCGCCTTCCTCTTCCTCCCGAAGCTGCTGCGCTGCGGCATCTACACCATCCCGGAGTTCCTCCAGTATCGCTACGGGACCTTTTCACGACTGGTGATGGCGGTTGCCACGCTGGTCATCCTCGTCGGCGTGCCGACCGCGTCGGTGATCTATTCCGGGGCGAAGGTCATCTCCGTCTTCTTCCAGGGCCGCATGATCATGAATGCGGACCTCGGCAGCATCGAGGTCGGCTGCTGGATCATCGGCATCTCCGCCGCGATCTACGTGCTCGTCGGCGGGCTCAAGGCCTGCGCCTGGACCGACCTGATCTGGGGTGCCGGGCTCATCGCCGGTGGCGCGGTCGTGATGTGGCTGGCCTTCGGCGCGCTGGAATCCGCAGATCCGAATGAACTCATCAAGACCAAGGTGGCCAACTCGACCGCCACCGTGGAGGACCTGCAAAACGCCGGGGCATGGGAGCGCTTCAAGCTACTGAATGACGGCAAGGACGGCGAGGCCATCGTCGCGGCGGGCGAAAACCTGTCCGGCGGCAAGCTCCACATGATCCGCCCGATCCAGGATCCCGAGCTGCCATGGACCGTGCTGCTGCTCGGCATCTGGGTGCCGATCTGTTTCTACTGGGGTCTGAACCAATACATCGTCCAGCGCACGCTTGGCTCGAAGTCGCTGGCGGAGGGCCAGAAGGGCATCGTCTTCGCCGCCATCCTGAAGCTGGTGATCCCCTTCCTGGTCGTGATCCCCGGCATCCTTTGCTTCAATCTCTACCACAAGGACCTGCGGGCCGAGGCGGTGAAGAAGAACACGAGCACCATGGCGGAAGTCACCGCCAGCACGGGCAAGGTGTATCCCATCACCGAGAACTTCGCCCTCAATACCCCGGACCAAGCCGCCACGGTCATTGCCCACAATGCAAAGGTCGCAGGCATCGAGGCTGTCATCCCCGAGGGTGCCACCGCCAAGGATCTGGTCGCACTGAACCAGACCGCCCTCACCGCCGCAGCCGGCAAGCAGATCGACGGCAAGCCGATTCCCACCGGCACCAAGCTCGTCGGCTACGACTATGATGCCGCCTTCCCCACCCTGATGCGGAATCTCATGCGCCCGGGCATCACCTGGTTCGTGCTCGCGGCTATCTTCGGCGCGGTCGTTTCCTCGCTCGCCTCGATGCTGAATTCCGCCGCGACCATCGCCACCATGGACCTCGTTCACATGGCGAAGAAGGACATGTCCGAGAGGGCCACGGTGCTGTCCGGGCAGGGCTTCACGCTGCTTTTCGTGCTGATCTCCTGCGTCATCGCCCCCGGCCTCGGGGATCCGGCTTACGGCGGCATCTTCAAGTTCATCCAGGAGTTCCAGGGCTTCATCAGCCCGGGCGTGCTCGCCGTCTTCCTCTTCGGCTTCCTCTCGCCGCGCACCCCACGCTACTTCGGCTGGGTGGGCATCCTCACCAATATCGCGCTCTACGGCCTGCTGAAAAAATTCGGCCCTTCCATCGGGGCGGCAGGCATGTGGTGGGCCCCTGACATTTCGTATGTGGATCGCATGGGCCTCTGCTTCCTGACCGTCGTGCTGATCGGTGCTGTCGTCACCCTGGTGAATCCGCTGAAGGAGCCGGTGAAGCTGCCCGTGACCGACCTGATCAACCTGGAATCCTCCAAATCCGCGAAGGTCTGGGGAGCGCTGGCGATCGTCGCCACCATCGTGCTCTACGTGATCTTCTGGTGA